A window from Leguminivora glycinivorella isolate SPB_JAAS2020 chromosome 16, LegGlyc_1.1, whole genome shotgun sequence encodes these proteins:
- the LOC125234467 gene encoding uncharacterized protein LOC125234467: MSDFEYHVIQSKKDLDSEDESGSLKTQKKTTKRKNASQIPKRDAGWSLDRNVVEECASKSKKIKPKKTVKKHASSVLITDTLQDSDTDLDEEDKTKSTTTKSKKETPDCKPGWFSNWGDEGHVEAQRRASAANSLSSVLIRRVPGGYVRRTASLTGDLFIDLKLYNVVDIQNVPSEARWEKALVNFKYRVDSVSDIVDGINKILKRCKDDFTDEGTFFPDKKSQ, translated from the exons AT gtcTGACTTTGAGTACCATGTAATCCAGTCTAAGAAAGACCTCGACTCTGAGGATGAATCTGGATCattaaa GACTCAGAAGAAAACAACCAAAAGGAAAAACGCTTCTCAGATCCCGAAACGTGACGCGGGCTGGTCGCTGGACAGAAACGTCGTCGAAGAATGTGCTAGtaaaag caaGAAGATCAAACCAAAGAAAACTGTGAAAAAGCACGCATCGTCCGTGTTAATAACTGATACGTTGCAGGACAGTGACACTGACCTTGATGAAGAAGACAAAACTAAAAG TACGACAACCAAGTCGAAGAAAGAGACACCTGATTGTAAGCCAGGCTGGTTTTCAAACTGGGGTGACGAAGGACATGTTGAAGCCCAGCGTCGAGCATCCGCTGCCAACTCTCTGTCGTCCGTGCTGATACGTCGCGTCCCAGGCGGCTACGTGCGTCGCACAGCTTCGTTAACCGGTGATCTTTTTATTGATCTTAAACTGTATAACGTAGTAGATATTCAAAACGTTCCATCTGAAGCCCGTTGGGAGAAAGCGctggttaattttaaatatcgtGTGGATTCCGTTTCGGATATAGTAGATGGAATAAATAAGATTCTAAAGCGTTGTAAGGACGACTTTACAGATGAAGGAACCTTTTTCCCAGATAAAAAAAGCCAATAA